Proteins encoded in a region of the Spirochaetota bacterium genome:
- a CDS encoding tetrahydromethanopterin S-methyltransferase subunit A, producing the protein MLKVKPHPDYPCEPGRYIRGNDFSPAAVVIILNTDEDKIPPEIEALVRAGAETGAALSGTVQTPNIGFEKMICNIVANPNIRYIVLGGPESDGHQTGSALKSLLANGIDEKKKIIGTEAMHACLYNIPMEFIERFRKQIALIDLQFQGDPNLIRKAVWSCFQETPVDFMGHDVHDPGAYPEEPLAGKLTWQVTQPWSVPCDKGEQDAVNKAKELMERLRKRNTNE; encoded by the coding sequence TTGTTAAAAGTTAAGCCACATCCGGATTATCCCTGTGAACCAGGGCGATATATCCGTGGCAATGATTTTTCTCCGGCAGCGGTAGTCATTATCCTTAACACTGATGAGGATAAAATCCCTCCGGAAATTGAGGCCCTGGTGCGGGCAGGGGCTGAAACCGGAGCCGCCCTGTCAGGCACGGTGCAGACGCCGAACATAGGCTTCGAGAAAATGATATGCAACATAGTGGCAAATCCGAATATACGCTATATCGTGCTTGGAGGACCGGAATCTGACGGTCATCAGACTGGATCCGCCTTGAAATCCCTGCTTGCAAATGGCATTGACGAGAAGAAGAAAATCATTGGCACAGAGGCTATGCATGCGTGCCTCTACAATATCCCCATGGAATTCATCGAGCGATTCAGAAAACAGATAGCCCTTATTGACCTTCAGTTTCAGGGAGACCCAAACCTTATTCGCAAAGCGGTATGGTCCTGTTTCCAGGAAACACCGGTGGATTTTATGGGACATGATGTGCATGATCCCGGCGCTTATCCTGAGGAACCTCTTGCCGGGAAATTGACCTGGCAGGTCACTCAGCCCTGGTCGGTTCCCTGTGATAAGGGGGAACAAGATGCTGTTAATAAAGCAAAAGAGCTTATGGAACGGCTCAGGAAGAGAAATACAAATGAGTGA
- a CDS encoding arsenate reductase ArsC yields the protein MSENKLQILFLCTGNSCRSQMAEGLARHFKGAIMEACSAGTEPKGLDPRAVAVMAEIGIDISRQRSKHVNEFAGREFDFVITLCGGAQETCPFFPGKTKTMHAGFDDPPELARSAASEEEALGHYRRVRDEIRVFIMKFEELSA from the coding sequence ATGAGTGAAAATAAATTACAGATTTTATTCCTCTGCACCGGCAACTCCTGCAGGAGCCAGATGGCCGAGGGGCTGGCGCGTCATTTCAAGGGCGCCATCATGGAAGCGTGCTCCGCAGGCACGGAGCCGAAAGGCCTTGACCCGCGCGCTGTTGCGGTCATGGCGGAAATCGGCATAGATATATCCCGGCAGCGATCCAAGCATGTAAATGAATTTGCCGGCCGGGAATTTGATTTTGTGATTACCCTGTGCGGCGGGGCGCAGGAAACCTGCCCTTTCTTCCCGGGAAAGACAAAGACAATGCACGCGGGTTTCGATGATCCGCCCGAACTCGCCCGTAGCGCCGCATCTGAAGAAGAGGCCCTCGGTCATTACCGGCGCGTCCGTGACGAGATACGGGTGTTCATTATGAAGTTCGAAGAGTTGTCGGCTTGA
- a CDS encoding flavin reductase family protein — translation MKLSLPPQTILLPSPVLIIGTYCPDGKPNIMNAAWGGIASSNPPCISVSLREATLTHHNIKDTGAFTVNFPSEKYFKEADYVGIVSGKDHDKFKDTGLTAEKSKLVNAPLVMEFPYALECKLFKQVDCGLHTMFIGEIVGMVADSEVVNANNVPDIEKVRSIVWGSYGTMAYYTIGEKLGAAFSVGKEIKRS, via the coding sequence ATGAAACTATCCCTTCCGCCCCAAACCATACTGCTCCCCTCCCCGGTGCTCATCATCGGGACCTATTGCCCCGACGGCAAGCCGAACATCATGAACGCGGCCTGGGGCGGCATAGCCTCAAGCAATCCGCCCTGCATAAGCGTGTCGCTCCGGGAGGCGACGCTAACCCATCACAACATCAAGGATACGGGGGCCTTCACGGTGAACTTTCCCTCCGAAAAGTATTTCAAGGAGGCCGACTACGTCGGCATCGTGTCCGGAAAGGACCATGACAAGTTCAAGGACACCGGCCTCACCGCTGAGAAAAGCAAGCTGGTCAACGCCCCGCTCGTGATGGAATTCCCCTATGCGCTTGAATGCAAACTTTTCAAGCAGGTCGACTGCGGCCTTCACACGATGTTCATCGGCGAAATCGTCGGCATGGTGGCGGATAGCGAGGTAGTGAACGCCAACAATGTCCCGGACATTGAGAAAGTGCGGTCAATCGTATGGGGCTCCTACGGCACCATGGCCTATTATACCATCGGCGAAAAGCTCGGCGCCGCCTTTTCCGTCGGGAAAGAGATAAAGCGAAGTTGA
- a CDS encoding TetR/AcrR family transcriptional regulator, translating to MNATFLKLSKERQNEILDAAATVFANNGYHGANIPDICSQAGISVGALYKYFNNKEAVFIAILQRMGDLLTNEFYGKIQINRDSLLATIGDILKSMTFTQEFQQYRQYFILYLDIGSYSLNGFAESITDSFENIGREFYYNLVEHFRKSGQLRSDINVDHAAYFIDSYVTLYAYTLVSKHHLIRFDRFFKNVSASLSNEQRIEIILDSIKMIL from the coding sequence ATGAATGCAACATTTTTAAAACTAAGTAAAGAAAGACAAAACGAGATCCTTGATGCTGCGGCCACTGTTTTTGCCAACAATGGTTATCATGGGGCAAATATTCCCGATATATGCTCCCAGGCAGGCATATCCGTCGGAGCATTATATAAATACTTCAATAATAAAGAGGCTGTATTCATAGCGATATTACAGCGCATGGGCGATCTCCTCACCAATGAATTTTATGGGAAAATTCAGATCAACAGGGACTCATTGCTTGCCACCATTGGGGATATTTTAAAATCAATGACCTTTACCCAGGAATTTCAGCAGTACAGGCAGTATTTTATCCTGTATCTCGACATCGGGTCCTATTCCCTCAATGGCTTCGCTGAATCGATAACCGACAGCTTTGAAAACATAGGCCGGGAATTTTATTATAACCTGGTCGAGCATTTCAGGAAATCAGGGCAGCTGCGAAGTGATATCAATGTGGATCATGCGGCGTATTTTATCGACAGCTATGTGACCCTGTACGCCTATACCCTGGTGAGCAAGCATCATCTGATCCGCTTTGACAGGTTTTTCAAGAATGTCAGTGCTTCTCTATCCAATGAGCAGCGTATTGAAATCATTTTAGATTCTATAAAAATGATCCTTTAA